The genomic window TGCTTCGAATTTCTTTGGCGAATACTTTCTTTTTCTCTACACCACGCACAAAACATCTTTGTCTATTTTCAAAGATTGGCAAGCAACAAATGAGTCTATTTCAAGCATTTTTGCGGCATTCCAAGCTAAAAGGTAACCGTTCCTCTTTAAGCATTCAAGTAACTAATCCTCGACTTATAGTAGAATGTTTGCTCCAACCTTCACGGTATTCCCATCGTATCTCTTAACCGGACCTTGATAAATCATCGTTTTGGCTTTGGGCACTCTACCTTTCTTTTGGCTTCATAAGGTAGCACATCAACGAGAATGGATcctctccaaaaaaaaaatccctcaATTTTAACATCTCTACAATCAATCAACTTTTCtccatttcttttaaatttaaatattatcttatatttataattcaatGGTCTATTATCCACATTATTTCCTAAATTTGTTTTTCAACTTAAGAGAATCCTCTCTCCACAACGTCCTTCTAATTATCCTTCAGAATCTTGGGGTCTTGCCTTGCGTCATAATTGGACTGGTTCACTATGGTCGTTGCTACCAATTTGCCTTTCTCCTTATCATCTATCCGATGGGGAACTTGAAGGGACACTAGGAAGCTTGAGTGAGACAAACTTCTAGGTCAACATCCATCGGGGCTACCAATCCACCAGCTATGTGTTATTTCATTTTGAGGTGCATACTGGAAGTGACAGCTCTTAGCTCTACTATGGGGGTCTGCCAATAGTTCAAATGTAAACTAATTTGCAATCCAAGATGAGGAATTTAGAATGAACGGTATTCCTCTGCTTTCCTTCCATGACCACAGTTAAATCCTTGAAGATCATAGCAGTTATATGGAAGGATGTTTTGTCTTTGTAGTTGTCGTTAGTGGAAGAGTTCGATGAACATGATGTTGCACAAACTACCCTGGTCCAGTAGCACTCTCTGAACATTGTAGTTGGCGATATCGATGACGACCCTTATTAGGAGTGGGATGTTGTTGTTAGGTGTCCCCGAATGTTAACGCCGAATTGCTTGTGGTTGTGGGGGAGCTCTCCTTTTTCTATTAGGTTAGTTTTGATTGTTCTGAATGACTCTTGTCCATTGCAGGGATACCACCGATAATGGCGAGTATATAGTTTTGATTGTACGTTGTGAAGTTCTAACATCATGTGCAACCCATCCAAGCGTGAATGACGGCGAGGAAAACTTTGTATTCTTGTACCAGCTTTGGTTGCGATGACAAATCTGAGGGAATATATTTTACCTCTTCTTTATGATATGGTTGGGTTTCCAATCTTATGGTTGCTACCCTAGGTAAGGAAATCATTGGAAATGTCAAGGTGATGCTTCCTAGGACATCGTTTCCAAAGGATCTGAAACATATATATGTGGATGTAATGGCCTTCACCATTGTCTTATGGTGAGTTTCGGTCATCAGATCTTGAGTGTGGGTGTGTTTTCCCTAGTGAAGTTTCCAATGATCCTCTCGAGACCTAAGATCTGGATGATAAGGTTGGTGATAAGTTGTTGGGAGGATAGTTGGTGGTTGAACCTCGTTGTGAAGGAGGGGGTGGTACATGTACAATCATTGACAATCAAGTTATTGTGTACCTGATGCAACCTTTTAGTAGGCttatataaggaaaaaaaatttagggtTTTTATAACCTAGAACTAGAATGTTCTTGTAGCCCCCTATAATCAGGGCATGTCCATAATATGGTCTGCTTTGCTTAATGTGGATCTGATGACCCGGTGCAGCTTGCAAATGGGCTTTTAGCCAAGTccgaaataatattattaaatgttaactataaatgatgcttataatgTCATCAGATAAAAACTATATATCAATACCAATAATGGAAATTTATAAAAGTACTtttatgtttggtaaaaaaaaacttttagtaatggtaaatatattttataaaaacattataaataaatgagtttttttaaaaaaaattaattaatttttaacctCTTTTAGTAAtggtaaatatattttataaaacaattgtatataaataaaaatataataataaacttcTACAGTGTctagtcaaaaataaaaataataaatcaaactATTGTCCATTCTAGCTAAATTTCTACAGTGTctagtcaaaaataaaaataataaatcaaactATTGTCCATTCTACCTAAATTTCTACAGTGTCTAGTCAAAAAGAATTATACAGTGAAAATCAATTCTCAATCATGTTAAATGATATATTCTTTGAATAttgatattatattaaatatcatAACAAATATGTATTACTTTTGGTCTATATTCAAACGGCAGGTATTTCAAGTTTATATAAGTAGCACAACTGGagtaataagaaaaataaaacaaaacacattTTCAGAGTTTTCTTCTCGTTTACAGACCATCATTGCCATGGCTCGAAAGAAGCTGAAACTTGCGTATATAACATGTAACTCGAAGAGGAGGGAAACATTCAGAAAGAGGAAATCTGGTTAGACAATAGCCTAAGAAagcatgtttatgtttattttattcttgTATAACATACATACTATGCCATTCTAAAATGGTAGcagtatgaatttttttagattttcatttgttgccaattttttttaatctatattaaattataagtttaaaattgtacaaaattatgttttagttttaattaagtaattattttcattttaccaTCGATTACATATTGCGTATGGAtctaacaatattattttttcaataggTCTTATGAAGAAGGTTAATGAACTTAGCACCCTTTGTGGAATAGAAGCTTGTGCCATAATCTATGATCAGAACAATCCTCAAGCAGAGGTTTGGCCATCAGATTCAAGAGTCAAAAGTGTGTTATCGAGATTTGGGAGTTTGTCTGAATTGGAGCGAAACAAAAAGAAGGTGGATCAAGAGGTTTTCTTAAGGGAAAGCATAGAGAAAACATGTGATCAATTGAACAAAAAAAAGGAggaaaataagaagaaagaaatgGCCAATATAATTGATCCTTACATTCATAATGGTGAACTTAATAGCAATTTAATGAGCAAATATGATTTCAATGATTGGTCATCTTTTATTGATGAGAATCTAAAGGAAATCGATCGAAAGATGAAAAGAATGCAAATTGAAGCCCAAGATCCTTAGGATCGCATGAGATGTCAAGCTAATGAATTTAAAAGagcgcttgttgggaggcaacccaatttcCTAGTCCTTTAATGTTTACTATTTGGATCCAAAAATAATGTTTACTATTTTCGAAATTTTCATAGATGTatgaataaaattgaattttacttCTAAACccataaaaatatgtttttggtttatttttgtttgtttggattTGGTCCCTATTTGCAATTTCATTTTTGGTCCCTCTAAGTGGATGACTAAGCATCATCATTAACACGTCATCCCCGTTTGCCACGTCATCGTTTTTGAAACGGCACTTAACGTTAGGGGTACTAAAAACCAAAATGATTTGAACATTCAAGTACGtactattttaaaacaaaaaaaaatacagggacgaaaaccaaaaatcACGAACTTAATGGGACGAATTGATCATTTAAGCCTAATTTAAATAGataattgttttctttaaattttttgctatttttatCAAAAGTCTATTTTAAACATTCGAGTATGACCTCCAAATAGTCGAAGAGGTCCTGAATACCAAGTTAATTTGCTTCAATTTAATCaggttaatatttttaaaagtttaaaaaattgatttggtcTCACATCTATATCTAAATAATGGaagctgtttttttttctttttatattaccGTCTCGTTCTCATATTTATAGTAATCGAATTCAAATTCcctcaaataataatttatataaagaaaGCTATTAATCacttaaatgaaaaaaaaaaaaaaaaaatgaagttatatattatcaaaaaaagaaagccagttgtaccaaaaaaaaaaaaggaagccAGAGGCCCAGAGCCAAGCTGAATAGCTGCTGCGATAGCACATAGCGGTGGGAGGGAGACAGGAACAtcacaaatcatatatttcaaataattaaaaggCTGATCTATCTATGCACCTTCAAACAGATGCAGAATGGAAAAGGAAGCTTAATTGAccattttcctttttctttgttttttttaattcaatatgTGACCTAAGAACcgattaattataaattaattaactttactacggagtattttttttttggtcaagaattAACTCTACTATTTATTAATGCGgcttaattaaaataattttttttttttaccgtaattaaaataatttattaaaaagataaaagataatTACACATTATCTCACGTTTATactattttgtttcatttttagCTTTAAACTTCTATATTAACTTTCTTGATAGATGATTTCTTTTAGTTGCAAGGTGAGGGAaaagtttttcttaaaaaaaacagaGGTAAAAGAGCATGCTGCGAAAGAGAGATCTCAACCAAATATTGTTGAGCCATAATTATACTTTAAAAAATGTGGgactaatttctttttttaaattaaaattgaatagAGTAAAAACACACtatctttaattaaaattaaagacaaaattaatattagaAAGATAAATGGCGTAGGCCTACCGCACCACCTTTCAACTTTGACGGGTCTCAACTTGCAGGGCTGTTTCTAACCCGCAACGCCAATGGGTGGTGCTCTGTTTGGTCCCTCAATCTTCGATTGGAGGTTCTGCTTGCGGCTTCGGTTTGTTTGGAGGTGGTTGGGAAACTCAAACTGTCGGGACTAACCTCTTGGGAGGAGGCAGCGGTGATCAGTTTTGAAGCTCTGTTTTGACGGAGCTATGTTATGTTTTGcctgatatggttttttttcCCTCATACCCACTTTGTTGGTGTTGTTGTGGGTTGTGGGTTCTTCTAGTTGTCTCCTCTGTGTCGGTGGACTCAGATTTCTTGGCTAGAAAAGGCTCGTCGTTGTCTCAGCGAGTCGTTGGTTTATGGATTTGATATTGTGTTGGCGGTCGAAGTCATTTCCATTCTCAAAGGTCTGGAAGATTTTTTGTATTGAATATATGTATCTATGTATCAGTACTCGGGATTGATTCTagactattttttatattctcGTCATCACTCTCTTTGACGTTAGATTGGATGGCTCCAAAGAGTCTTTTTACTTCTTATTGTTCTATGCAGAGAGTTATTGGTTCTTGGATCAGTTCATGTGGATGATGGTTCATTCACAAAAATGTCGACTTCTAATTAGTTTGTTAGGATTAGCAAGAAGTTAGTTATCTTTCAAATTTTTGAGGTGTCATGCACTTTTGTGTGAACCCACACTGGTTTAgtatatactttttttcttttttatttaatatataaggAGATAGAGACAAAAAAATGTGTGAAGTCGGTTTTGTCTCCCAATGTCTTGATGCTCTTcgcttatgaaaaaaatattagaaatataactttttacatttttaacgcattaaatatacaaatttcaagatgaaatttccttattaatatgtttaactagtACCCTGAAGGCTGTACCGTCCCCGACAATTTAGAGCTTTGCTCGAATATTAAAAATGAGccctaataaaaaaacattaaaaaaaattaaaaaaatgatccTCTATTTCACttgtaaataatataaaaaatacaaaaaaataaaataaaatatcatcgtatataacataaaaaagcGACATCATAATTAATGTTTAAAATGACTAGAACTAACTAACAATGAACTGGTCCAGTGGTAAGGGTTTTGatccccttaagcatgtggtcactGGTCAGAGGTTCGATTTCTGACTCATGCGTATGGAAAAAATTCGATTGGATGAGAGAACAGCCTTGTGTGCCCTACAGGATTTGAACCAAGAACTTTGCACTCAAAAATATTATAGGTCcactaatatattgatacatatttaatattttatatatgaacattaataatatataactattattatagaattttaaaattttgaggttCGATGTTACCGCACACCAAATACGTGAATGTAAACCGACTGTCCCCAAATACACAGTCAAATAGTTCGGGGTTCGAGTCCAACCCATTTTATTACTTAAAATAAAGTAGAAATTCATTATTTCGATTCATTCTACTTCAAATTTAAATATTCACTACTAATTAGTTACTTAGTATTTttctacaaaatataaaaacattaTCAGCCTAATATTTTATTTCGAATGGACCCTGCTTATTTTTTAGAATGTACTTTTCTAAGTTTTCTTAAAGGCTTTCTTAAAAGATAATCGATTTTCATATCAAAATCGAATATGATGCTATTTGACTAACCCAAACCCACATAGCTTTTGaccaaattaaatttattgttattattaacaACATATTTTATAGTTAAATAACATTTTAGTCTtcattaagtaaaaaaaaaaacattttagtcttcatgaatatttcaaattttactttaaatttctaaaaaaaatttcaataagtttcaaattctTCGAATATTTTTCGTCACAATTTTTTATCCCTACTTCAAGTTAACTCATATGTATCATTTGAaattcgatttttttttctgctGTCATATTAATACattatagaaatttttttttccaaaagttTAAATACTTATGTTGATCTGGTGTTGATGTACGTTATTTCACGGTGGTATTTGGTCTGTCGGTGAAAGCTGGGTGGTGCTTCGTCAAAGCATCGTCAAGGGCGATAAGGGTTGTTGCTCGCGTTGTTTTGTTGTGGCTGTAGATCGTTGCTAGCGTTAATTAGATTGTTTCATTTCATATGTTTGGTGGGAATTCTCGTTTTTTGAATCTTTGATTGTTTCAAgatgttgagatttgcaggtttTGAGGTTTGGATTTGCCTCTAATACATAGATGTTGTCGTGGAATGTATGGCTTTGACACTGGAACGTATGGCACAAAGTCTTTGATGCTTGTTGTGTTTTTTCACAAGGGATTGTTGATACATGAATCGGTCGGTGTTGATAGTGGTTCTTGCACTagtaattttcaaataaatatttcaaatttgatTGTTATTTTATAGATGCCTCAATTTGtaggtttaattttttatttggtacGCTTTTGTAGGTTCAATTTTACTCAATGTAATACTGAACATTAACTATGATTCACAAAATCACTTTCTTTTAATCATTATTTTACTAAGTCAGGatgaaagaaagtaaaaaaaccAAGACTtggtttttctcttcttttttctcttttgtagtTTTGTGGCCATTCTCCTCACTTGAATACTCTTTCTTTGTAACCCTATTATGACCCCCTCTCCTATTACACAAGTTGTGTAATTCATAATGTACTAACAAATTTGAACTTTTTCCCCACATAGAAAGTCAGTGTAGTTCCTTCTTCTGAGTCTCATTTTAATTAAGGTATTTAGAGATGAATTCTACCTCATTAGCCATTTTGTAGTTTCCTTTTattataatgtaaaaaaatatttttatcaaaaaagaaaaaaagaagagaaagaatagagcaCATATTTGATAGAAAAAACAGTGATGATTCATTAACGACAGGCTTCATCATTTACAAAACCAAGCAAAAGTACCGGCTTTTACTTCAACCGCTAATGCCGCAAAATTTACAAAACAGTGTGCTTTGATTTTCTCTAGAGTTTGGACACACACCATAACATAAAAAAGGTGAGCACTCGAAATATAACGAAGCCATTAGGTTAGAAACGATGCTACCACCTATACAAAATAAGCTTCATTCTAGATCTAAAAGACTAAATAAGACTTCAGtaaataacttaaaaaaaaaaactaaataagagATCAGGTTCATGATAAATTATCCTATGAGAATAGCATTTTGAGGTCTTGAATCCTAGAAGTCCTAACTTCATCATCAGTGAGTGCACCAGATATCATCTTTTGTTTCTTGGCTTGCACTTGTTGCAACCGATCTTCCACTGTGCCCTGTTTACAATACAGTATTTGAGGAAGTCAACAAAAACAGTATTTGAAGATAAATTATTagttaaataaaaataggaGGAAGTCAACAAAACAGTATTTGAGGAAAATTTTTAGGACATGTGACCCCTAAAAAGGATACATGAGATTGCTTAAGGAAAACGTGATCAATGTGAGAGAAATGTTTTTTCTatccaaaaaaacaaactaaagaaagatATCAAAGAGTACAAAATAATGAGAAAGTAAGAAACGTATAAAATTTGAGCAGCCTTACAAACTTTTGTTACAAAGTCAAGTTAAGCAGCTTAAATAATCAAAGGGACCAGCAGCCACCAATGTAGCTTGAtaggaaaaatattaaaatatgtgAAGTTGTGAACTACTACTAATGTTTACATTTTGAGCATGTGAAGATGAATTTTTATTGCATGTGCTAACAGTTCTTGGAAAATGAATTAGCTAACCTTCACAATGAATCTTCTTACAGTAACCTTTCGCTTTTGCCCGATACGATGAATCCTCATTATTGCTTGCTCCTCAACTGCAGGATTCCACCATGGATCCTACATTTTCATTACAAAAAACCAATCAGAAAAATTAAGTTCTACATCAGTCACATGTTGAGCAGTGACGGTATTAGGTAAACGGGTATTAGCTTACCATAAGGAAAACATTTGAGGCTGCAGTCAAGTTCAAGCCCACACCACCAGCTTTTAGTGACATCAACAAAACCTAAAACAGAACAATGGAGAAAGACATCAGCTACTTAGGTTGTGACAAAGTTAATTGAGAATGATAAGcagttgaatttaattttacTTACCCTTTTCTCTTTTGTGTTGTTAAATTCTTTCAGAACGCTTTCTCTCTGCTTCTGAGTCAATTTTCCATCAAATCTTAAGAATCCTATCCCTCTCCTCCTTAATGGATTCTCCAACAGATTGAAAAATGAGGTCCATTGACTAAAAACAATACTTTTTTCATCAGAATACTTCTGAATTTTTTCTAAGAAATCGAAGAGCTT from Trifolium pratense cultivar HEN17-A07 linkage group LG1, ARS_RC_1.1, whole genome shotgun sequence includes these protein-coding regions:
- the LOC123892078 gene encoding agamous-like MADS-box protein AGL80; this encodes MARKKLKLAYITCNSKRRETFRKRKSGLMKKVNELSTLCGIEACAIIYDQNNPQAEVWPSDSRVKSVLSRFGSLSELERNKKKVDQEVFLRESIEKTCDQLNKKKEENKKKEMANIIDPYIHNGELNSNLMSKYDFNDWSSFIDENLKEIDRKMKRMQIEAQDP